The Neodiprion virginianus isolate iyNeoVirg1 chromosome 5, iyNeoVirg1.1, whole genome shotgun sequence genome contains a region encoding:
- the LOC124305387 gene encoding X-ray repair cross-complementing protein 6 isoform X2, whose translation MFEIDPEHEKSYFSQCLEAYKNILAEKLSWNKTDWMGIILMGTNKWDQDPEIKHVFTWLTFKEVSIDQMTKIDEALLNVDKFHDDVGSSTEYPLYDALWYATRCFNAVKITMPFRHIVLLTRSDNPYANDHMEKHRIRLKADDCSNLNIRLSVVGLGTEWNPSHFFDELEVHSGKFDKAEDYERTLLTDLEEEIKHASRITAKLQWTLGNGVKLGVSVSTITAKTKFPRQIRLSKVNNEPLDAYSYYRKAEAGYSEDEEDTDESEESIGEKVVLSENVYNYQEFGGRSIRFSLQESSKLSNSREPGITLLGFKPISKLDLSHHLEAPNFVTYNDSQLQGSKALFAALLKQCDAKHVMAICVVTLRSRSPSYLYALIPYVTLTGFYAYKLPFAENIRDFSSVLSEYYYNDTDNKCPINNETVNLCYNFIKKTSIKYDPVVFKNPKLHTELAHIESLAMDKDSCMIPSDTTIPDKEAASRRLGQFRDLFKNEVDSHGETKNTNKRTLNFEELVQAKQVKSCTVAELKDYLKSVGENPVGRKNDLVDQVYSLFT comes from the exons ATGTTCGAAATTGATCCGGAACatgaaaaatcgtatttttcgcAGTGTCTCGAG gcatacaaaaatatattggCAGAAAAATTGTCATGGAACAAAACCGATTGGATGGGTATTATATTGATGGGTACAAATAAGTGGGACCAGGATCCAGAAATCAAACATGTTTTCACCTGGCTAACTTTCAAGGAAGTTTCTATAGATCAAATGACAAAAATCGATGAAGCTT TATTAAATGTAGATAAGTTTCACGATGATGTAGGCTCCTCGACAGAATATCCACTTTATGATGCATTGTGGTATGCTACCCGATGTTTTAATGCAGTCAAAATTACAATGCCATTCCGGCATATCGTACTGCTTACACGTTCCGATAATCCGTATGCCAATGATCACATGGAAAAGCATCGTATCAGATTAAAAGCGGATGATTGTTCTAATCTGAATATACGCCTCTCAGTCGTTGGATTGGGAACGGAATGGAATCcgtcacatttttttgacGAATTAGAAGTACACTCTGGGAAATTTGACAAAGCTGAAGATTATGAAAGAACATTATTGACTGATTTGGAAGAGGAAATTAAACACGCATCCAGAATTACTGCTAAACTTCAGTGGACTCTTGGAAATGGTGTCAAATTAGGAGTATCTGTCAGCACTATCACGGC gaaaacaaaatttcccAGGCAAATACGATTGAGTAAAGTTAATAATGAGCCATTGGATGCATATTCCTATTACAGAAAAGCTGAGGCAGGTTACTCAGAG GACGAGGAAGATACAGACGAAAGTGAAGAGTCTATCGGAGAGAAAGTAGTTCTTTCTGAAAATGTCTACAATTACCAAGAGTTTGGTGGACGATCTATCAGATTTTCACTGCAAGAATCGTCGAAACTGAGTAATTCACGTGAACCAGGGATCACTTTGCTTGGTTTTAAACCGATAAGTAAATTGGATCTTTCGCATCATTTAGAAGCACCAAACTTTGTCACCTACAACGATTCGCAACTTCAAG GTAGCAAAGCTTTGTTTGCTGCATTGCTGAAACAGTGCGATGCCAAACATGTAATGGCTATTTGTGTGGTAACATTACGTAGTCGATCACCGTCTTACTTGTATGCGTTGATACCGTATGTCACATTGACCGGCTTTTATGCGTACAAATTACCATTCGCAG AGAATATACGAGATTTTTCTTCAGTACTGTCCGAGTATTACTATAATGACACAGACAATAAATGTCCAATAAACAATGAAACGGTGAATCTTTGTTATaactttattaaaaaaacatcCATAAAATACGATCCTGTTGTGTTTAAAAATCCTAAGTTGCACACAGAATTGGCTCACATCGAATCATTGGCAATGGACAAAGATTCCTGCATGATCCCGTCCGATACCACGA TACCTGACAAAGAAGCTGCTAGTCGTAGGTTGGGTCAATTTAGAGatctttttaaaaatgaagtgGACAGCCATGGCGAAACGAAGAATACTAATAAGAGAACATTAAATTTCGAAGAGCTTGTACAAGCTAAACAA GTAAAGAGTTGTACGGTAGCGGAACTGAAAGACTACCTGAAGAGCGTTGGTGAAAATCCAGTTGGTAGAAAGAACGACTTAGTAGATCAGGTGTACAGTTTATTCACTTGA
- the LOC124305387 gene encoding X-ray repair cross-complementing protein 6 isoform X1, giving the protein MYSVINIGCETNLFYRYRYNNKLHIDNLPESEESKINYCSRDGVIFIIDATKEMFEIDPEHEKSYFSQCLEAYKNILAEKLSWNKTDWMGIILMGTNKWDQDPEIKHVFTWLTFKEVSIDQMTKIDEALLNVDKFHDDVGSSTEYPLYDALWYATRCFNAVKITMPFRHIVLLTRSDNPYANDHMEKHRIRLKADDCSNLNIRLSVVGLGTEWNPSHFFDELEVHSGKFDKAEDYERTLLTDLEEEIKHASRITAKLQWTLGNGVKLGVSVSTITAKTKFPRQIRLSKVNNEPLDAYSYYRKAEAGYSEDEEDTDESEESIGEKVVLSENVYNYQEFGGRSIRFSLQESSKLSNSREPGITLLGFKPISKLDLSHHLEAPNFVTYNDSQLQGSKALFAALLKQCDAKHVMAICVVTLRSRSPSYLYALIPYVTLTGFYAYKLPFAENIRDFSSVLSEYYYNDTDNKCPINNETVNLCYNFIKKTSIKYDPVVFKNPKLHTELAHIESLAMDKDSCMIPSDTTIPDKEAASRRLGQFRDLFKNEVDSHGETKNTNKRTLNFEELVQAKQVKSCTVAELKDYLKSVGENPVGRKNDLVDQVYSLFT; this is encoded by the exons ATGTATTCGGTAATCAATATAGGATGTGAAACTAACCTGTTTTACCGCTACAGATACAACAACAAA TTGCACATCGACAATCTGCCGGAATCCGAagaatcgaaaataaattattgttctCGAGACGGGGTTATATTCATCATCGACGCTACGAAAGAGATGTTCGAAATTGATCCGGAACatgaaaaatcgtatttttcgcAGTGTCTCGAG gcatacaaaaatatattggCAGAAAAATTGTCATGGAACAAAACCGATTGGATGGGTATTATATTGATGGGTACAAATAAGTGGGACCAGGATCCAGAAATCAAACATGTTTTCACCTGGCTAACTTTCAAGGAAGTTTCTATAGATCAAATGACAAAAATCGATGAAGCTT TATTAAATGTAGATAAGTTTCACGATGATGTAGGCTCCTCGACAGAATATCCACTTTATGATGCATTGTGGTATGCTACCCGATGTTTTAATGCAGTCAAAATTACAATGCCATTCCGGCATATCGTACTGCTTACACGTTCCGATAATCCGTATGCCAATGATCACATGGAAAAGCATCGTATCAGATTAAAAGCGGATGATTGTTCTAATCTGAATATACGCCTCTCAGTCGTTGGATTGGGAACGGAATGGAATCcgtcacatttttttgacGAATTAGAAGTACACTCTGGGAAATTTGACAAAGCTGAAGATTATGAAAGAACATTATTGACTGATTTGGAAGAGGAAATTAAACACGCATCCAGAATTACTGCTAAACTTCAGTGGACTCTTGGAAATGGTGTCAAATTAGGAGTATCTGTCAGCACTATCACGGC gaaaacaaaatttcccAGGCAAATACGATTGAGTAAAGTTAATAATGAGCCATTGGATGCATATTCCTATTACAGAAAAGCTGAGGCAGGTTACTCAGAG GACGAGGAAGATACAGACGAAAGTGAAGAGTCTATCGGAGAGAAAGTAGTTCTTTCTGAAAATGTCTACAATTACCAAGAGTTTGGTGGACGATCTATCAGATTTTCACTGCAAGAATCGTCGAAACTGAGTAATTCACGTGAACCAGGGATCACTTTGCTTGGTTTTAAACCGATAAGTAAATTGGATCTTTCGCATCATTTAGAAGCACCAAACTTTGTCACCTACAACGATTCGCAACTTCAAG GTAGCAAAGCTTTGTTTGCTGCATTGCTGAAACAGTGCGATGCCAAACATGTAATGGCTATTTGTGTGGTAACATTACGTAGTCGATCACCGTCTTACTTGTATGCGTTGATACCGTATGTCACATTGACCGGCTTTTATGCGTACAAATTACCATTCGCAG AGAATATACGAGATTTTTCTTCAGTACTGTCCGAGTATTACTATAATGACACAGACAATAAATGTCCAATAAACAATGAAACGGTGAATCTTTGTTATaactttattaaaaaaacatcCATAAAATACGATCCTGTTGTGTTTAAAAATCCTAAGTTGCACACAGAATTGGCTCACATCGAATCATTGGCAATGGACAAAGATTCCTGCATGATCCCGTCCGATACCACGA TACCTGACAAAGAAGCTGCTAGTCGTAGGTTGGGTCAATTTAGAGatctttttaaaaatgaagtgGACAGCCATGGCGAAACGAAGAATACTAATAAGAGAACATTAAATTTCGAAGAGCTTGTACAAGCTAAACAA GTAAAGAGTTGTACGGTAGCGGAACTGAAAGACTACCTGAAGAGCGTTGGTGAAAATCCAGTTGGTAGAAAGAACGACTTAGTAGATCAGGTGTACAGTTTATTCACTTGA
- the LOC124305395 gene encoding uncharacterized protein LOC124305395 — protein MMRIFGKSTIQKVQRTILTRPYSPQAGSRSSSNPSASAANVPGLSKNCVDIPNNPVGPNASKNGEYKNPEYFCYNVTSFAEAEVEMAKFRLPAPSNKKKSK, from the exons ATGATGCGGATTTTCGGAAAATCTACAATTCAG AAAGTTCAGCGAACAATTCTGACTCGACCCTACAGTCCGCAGGCTGGGTCTCGGAGCAGTAGCAATCCATCCGCATCCGCGGCTAATGTACCTGGTCTTAGCAAAAACTGCGTagatattccaaataatc CGGTTGGACCAAATGCTTCAAAAAATGGTGAATACAAAAATCCTGAGTACTTCTGTTACAATGTGACCAGTTTTGCGGAGGCAGAAGTTGAAATGGCCAAATTTCGACTACCAGCTCCATCAAATAAGAAGAAGTCTAAGTAA
- the LOC124305393 gene encoding farnesyl pyrophosphate synthase isoform X1, with the protein MSSSVQRCSAFLNNTLRKSLQHSIGNNSTSASLNIRSRINDVTKHLIQQSRAASSHSVNTVTQARSRTVTSRDESREMMAVWPDVVRDLTDAGRHLDVPHATKWMAKVLQYNVPSGKKNRGLAVVYAFKKLATHDQLTEENIRLARILGWCVELYQAFFLVEDDIMDGATTRRGQPCWYRQNNIGLSAINDGLLLEQSIFQLLRTHFKDKACYLNLVEVFHENILKTTMGQTLDLISTHFGQKPKLELFTMDQYNAIVKYKTAYYSFVMPVSLAMYFAGITDPEMHRQAKTILLEMGHFFQVQDDFLDCYGDPEVTGKIGTDIQDGKCSWLAVVALQRATPAQKKILEECYGSSDPAKVDRVKQLYNSLGLQTTYSVYEEESYNLMNTHIQQISRGLPHDLFFKFLEKIYRRDS; encoded by the exons ATGTCTTCATCCGTGCAACGGTGTTCCGCATTTTTGAACAATACGTTGAGAAAAAGTCTACAGCATTCCATAGGCAACAACTCCACTTCAGCTTCTCTAAACATCCGTAGCCGTATAAATGACGTGACTAAACATCTCATTCAACAATCCAG agCTGCAAGTTCGCACTCGGTTAATACCGTCACTCAAGCCAGAAGTAGAACTGTCACCAGCAGGGATGAGAGTCGTGAAATGATGGCTGTGTGGCCGGACGTGGTGAGGGATTTGACGGATGCTGGACGTCACCTCGACGTTCCTCACGCCACTAAATGGATGGCGAAG GTTCTGCAGTACAACGTTCCtagtggaaagaaaaatagaggACTGGCCGTTGTCTACGCGTTCAAAAAGCTTGCGACCCATGATCAGCTCACCGAAGAGAACATCAGACTGGCAAGAATTTTGGGCTGGTGCGTCGAGTTG TACCAAGCATTTTTCCTGGTGGAAGATGACATTATGGACGGTGCGACTACCAGACGTGGTCAACCCTGCTGGTACCGTCAAAACAACATAGGTTTGTCGGCGATCAACGACGGACTTTTACTGGAACAGTCTATATTCCAGCTGCTTCGTACACATTTCAAAGATAAAGCGTGCTATTTGAATCTAGTTGAGGTATTCCACGAG AATATATTGAAAACTACTATGGGTCAGACTCTCGATTTGATCTCAACCCATTTTGGCCAGAAGCCTAAGCTGGAGCTATTTACAATGGACCAATACAATGCGATAGTTAAATATAAAACTGCTTATTATTCTTTTGTCATGCCAGTTTCTCTCGCCATGTACTTT GCTGGTATTACGGATCCTGAAATGCATAGACAAGCGAAAACGATTCTGCTTGAAATGGGTCACTTTTTCCAAGTTCAAGATGACTTTTTAGACTGTTATGGAGATCCTGAGGTGACAGGAAAAATCGGCACTGATATACAGGACGGCAAATGTTCGTGGTTGGCGGTAGTTGCATTACAACGTGCGACGCCTGCTCAGAAAAAGATACTAGAA gAATGCTATGGTTCAAGCGATCCAGCCAAAGTCGACAGAGTAAAACAATTGTATAACAGTTTGGGTTTACAAACTACGTACTCCGTATACGAAGAGGAAAGTTACAACTTAATGAATACTCATATTCAACAAATATCACGCGGTCTTCCGCACgacttatttttcaaatttctcgaGAAAATATACCGCAGAGACAGTTAA
- the LOC124305393 gene encoding farnesyl pyrophosphate synthase isoform X3 has product MGHRIRAASSHSVNTVTQARSRTVTSRDESREMMAVWPDVVRDLTDAGRHLDVPHATKWMAKVLQYNVPSGKKNRGLAVVYAFKKLATHDQLTEENIRLARILGWCVELYQAFFLVEDDIMDGATTRRGQPCWYRQNNIGLSAINDGLLLEQSIFQLLRTHFKDKACYLNLVEVFHENILKTTMGQTLDLISTHFGQKPKLELFTMDQYNAIVKYKTAYYSFVMPVSLAMYFAGITDPEMHRQAKTILLEMGHFFQVQDDFLDCYGDPEVTGKIGTDIQDGKCSWLAVVALQRATPAQKKILEECYGSSDPAKVDRVKQLYNSLGLQTTYSVYEEESYNLMNTHIQQISRGLPHDLFFKFLEKIYRRDS; this is encoded by the exons ATGGGTCATCGAATAAG agCTGCAAGTTCGCACTCGGTTAATACCGTCACTCAAGCCAGAAGTAGAACTGTCACCAGCAGGGATGAGAGTCGTGAAATGATGGCTGTGTGGCCGGACGTGGTGAGGGATTTGACGGATGCTGGACGTCACCTCGACGTTCCTCACGCCACTAAATGGATGGCGAAG GTTCTGCAGTACAACGTTCCtagtggaaagaaaaatagaggACTGGCCGTTGTCTACGCGTTCAAAAAGCTTGCGACCCATGATCAGCTCACCGAAGAGAACATCAGACTGGCAAGAATTTTGGGCTGGTGCGTCGAGTTG TACCAAGCATTTTTCCTGGTGGAAGATGACATTATGGACGGTGCGACTACCAGACGTGGTCAACCCTGCTGGTACCGTCAAAACAACATAGGTTTGTCGGCGATCAACGACGGACTTTTACTGGAACAGTCTATATTCCAGCTGCTTCGTACACATTTCAAAGATAAAGCGTGCTATTTGAATCTAGTTGAGGTATTCCACGAG AATATATTGAAAACTACTATGGGTCAGACTCTCGATTTGATCTCAACCCATTTTGGCCAGAAGCCTAAGCTGGAGCTATTTACAATGGACCAATACAATGCGATAGTTAAATATAAAACTGCTTATTATTCTTTTGTCATGCCAGTTTCTCTCGCCATGTACTTT GCTGGTATTACGGATCCTGAAATGCATAGACAAGCGAAAACGATTCTGCTTGAAATGGGTCACTTTTTCCAAGTTCAAGATGACTTTTTAGACTGTTATGGAGATCCTGAGGTGACAGGAAAAATCGGCACTGATATACAGGACGGCAAATGTTCGTGGTTGGCGGTAGTTGCATTACAACGTGCGACGCCTGCTCAGAAAAAGATACTAGAA gAATGCTATGGTTCAAGCGATCCAGCCAAAGTCGACAGAGTAAAACAATTGTATAACAGTTTGGGTTTACAAACTACGTACTCCGTATACGAAGAGGAAAGTTACAACTTAATGAATACTCATATTCAACAAATATCACGCGGTCTTCCGCACgacttatttttcaaatttctcgaGAAAATATACCGCAGAGACAGTTAA
- the LOC124305393 gene encoding farnesyl pyrophosphate synthase isoform X4: MSEAASSHSVNTVTQARSRTVTSRDESREMMAVWPDVVRDLTDAGRHLDVPHATKWMAKVLQYNVPSGKKNRGLAVVYAFKKLATHDQLTEENIRLARILGWCVELYQAFFLVEDDIMDGATTRRGQPCWYRQNNIGLSAINDGLLLEQSIFQLLRTHFKDKACYLNLVEVFHENILKTTMGQTLDLISTHFGQKPKLELFTMDQYNAIVKYKTAYYSFVMPVSLAMYFAGITDPEMHRQAKTILLEMGHFFQVQDDFLDCYGDPEVTGKIGTDIQDGKCSWLAVVALQRATPAQKKILEECYGSSDPAKVDRVKQLYNSLGLQTTYSVYEEESYNLMNTHIQQISRGLPHDLFFKFLEKIYRRDS; this comes from the exons ATGAGCGA agCTGCAAGTTCGCACTCGGTTAATACCGTCACTCAAGCCAGAAGTAGAACTGTCACCAGCAGGGATGAGAGTCGTGAAATGATGGCTGTGTGGCCGGACGTGGTGAGGGATTTGACGGATGCTGGACGTCACCTCGACGTTCCTCACGCCACTAAATGGATGGCGAAG GTTCTGCAGTACAACGTTCCtagtggaaagaaaaatagaggACTGGCCGTTGTCTACGCGTTCAAAAAGCTTGCGACCCATGATCAGCTCACCGAAGAGAACATCAGACTGGCAAGAATTTTGGGCTGGTGCGTCGAGTTG TACCAAGCATTTTTCCTGGTGGAAGATGACATTATGGACGGTGCGACTACCAGACGTGGTCAACCCTGCTGGTACCGTCAAAACAACATAGGTTTGTCGGCGATCAACGACGGACTTTTACTGGAACAGTCTATATTCCAGCTGCTTCGTACACATTTCAAAGATAAAGCGTGCTATTTGAATCTAGTTGAGGTATTCCACGAG AATATATTGAAAACTACTATGGGTCAGACTCTCGATTTGATCTCAACCCATTTTGGCCAGAAGCCTAAGCTGGAGCTATTTACAATGGACCAATACAATGCGATAGTTAAATATAAAACTGCTTATTATTCTTTTGTCATGCCAGTTTCTCTCGCCATGTACTTT GCTGGTATTACGGATCCTGAAATGCATAGACAAGCGAAAACGATTCTGCTTGAAATGGGTCACTTTTTCCAAGTTCAAGATGACTTTTTAGACTGTTATGGAGATCCTGAGGTGACAGGAAAAATCGGCACTGATATACAGGACGGCAAATGTTCGTGGTTGGCGGTAGTTGCATTACAACGTGCGACGCCTGCTCAGAAAAAGATACTAGAA gAATGCTATGGTTCAAGCGATCCAGCCAAAGTCGACAGAGTAAAACAATTGTATAACAGTTTGGGTTTACAAACTACGTACTCCGTATACGAAGAGGAAAGTTACAACTTAATGAATACTCATATTCAACAAATATCACGCGGTCTTCCGCACgacttatttttcaaatttctcgaGAAAATATACCGCAGAGACAGTTAA
- the LOC124305393 gene encoding farnesyl pyrophosphate synthase isoform X2, which produces MLDVTSTFLTPLNGWRRSLLFSQQYNVTEILENFYFLINFTEASSSYPILSRFCSTTFLVERKIEDWPLSTRSKSLRPMISSPKRTSDWQEFWAGASSWYVVHSFVYWLSSKYQAFFLVEDDIMDGATTRRGQPCWYRQNNIGLSAINDGLLLEQSIFQLLRTHFKDKACYLNLVEVFHENILKTTMGQTLDLISTHFGQKPKLELFTMDQYNAIVKYKTAYYSFVMPVSLAMYFAGITDPEMHRQAKTILLEMGHFFQVQDDFLDCYGDPEVTGKIGTDIQDGKCSWLAVVALQRATPAQKKILEECYGSSDPAKVDRVKQLYNSLGLQTTYSVYEEESYNLMNTHIQQISRGLPHDLFFKFLEKIYRRDS; this is translated from the exons ATGCTGGACGTCACCTCGACGTTCCTCACGCCACTAAATGGATGGCGAAG GTCACTGTTATTTTCTCAGCAGTACAATGTCACggaaattcttgaaaatttttactttctcaTTAATTTCACCGAAGCAAGTTCATCTTATCCCATACTCTCAAGGTTCTGCAGTACAACGTTCCtagtggaaagaaaaatagaggACTGGCCGTTGTCTACGCGTTCAAAAAGCTTGCGACCCATGATCAGCTCACCGAAGAGAACATCAGACTGGCAAGAATTTTGGGCTGGTGCGTCGAGTTGGTATGTCGTGCACTCATTCGTATATTGGCTATCTTCTAAG TACCAAGCATTTTTCCTGGTGGAAGATGACATTATGGACGGTGCGACTACCAGACGTGGTCAACCCTGCTGGTACCGTCAAAACAACATAGGTTTGTCGGCGATCAACGACGGACTTTTACTGGAACAGTCTATATTCCAGCTGCTTCGTACACATTTCAAAGATAAAGCGTGCTATTTGAATCTAGTTGAGGTATTCCACGAG AATATATTGAAAACTACTATGGGTCAGACTCTCGATTTGATCTCAACCCATTTTGGCCAGAAGCCTAAGCTGGAGCTATTTACAATGGACCAATACAATGCGATAGTTAAATATAAAACTGCTTATTATTCTTTTGTCATGCCAGTTTCTCTCGCCATGTACTTT GCTGGTATTACGGATCCTGAAATGCATAGACAAGCGAAAACGATTCTGCTTGAAATGGGTCACTTTTTCCAAGTTCAAGATGACTTTTTAGACTGTTATGGAGATCCTGAGGTGACAGGAAAAATCGGCACTGATATACAGGACGGCAAATGTTCGTGGTTGGCGGTAGTTGCATTACAACGTGCGACGCCTGCTCAGAAAAAGATACTAGAA gAATGCTATGGTTCAAGCGATCCAGCCAAAGTCGACAGAGTAAAACAATTGTATAACAGTTTGGGTTTACAAACTACGTACTCCGTATACGAAGAGGAAAGTTACAACTTAATGAATACTCATATTCAACAAATATCACGCGGTCTTCCGCACgacttatttttcaaatttctcgaGAAAATATACCGCAGAGACAGTTAA
- the LOC124305393 gene encoding farnesyl pyrophosphate synthase isoform X5: protein MLDVTSTFLTPLNGWRRFCSTTFLVERKIEDWPLSTRSKSLRPMISSPKRTSDWQEFWAGASSWYVVHSFVYWLSSKYQAFFLVEDDIMDGATTRRGQPCWYRQNNIGLSAINDGLLLEQSIFQLLRTHFKDKACYLNLVEVFHENILKTTMGQTLDLISTHFGQKPKLELFTMDQYNAIVKYKTAYYSFVMPVSLAMYFAGITDPEMHRQAKTILLEMGHFFQVQDDFLDCYGDPEVTGKIGTDIQDGKCSWLAVVALQRATPAQKKILEECYGSSDPAKVDRVKQLYNSLGLQTTYSVYEEESYNLMNTHIQQISRGLPHDLFFKFLEKIYRRDS from the exons ATGCTGGACGTCACCTCGACGTTCCTCACGCCACTAAATGGATGGCGAAG GTTCTGCAGTACAACGTTCCtagtggaaagaaaaatagaggACTGGCCGTTGTCTACGCGTTCAAAAAGCTTGCGACCCATGATCAGCTCACCGAAGAGAACATCAGACTGGCAAGAATTTTGGGCTGGTGCGTCGAGTTGGTATGTCGTGCACTCATTCGTATATTGGCTATCTTCTAAG TACCAAGCATTTTTCCTGGTGGAAGATGACATTATGGACGGTGCGACTACCAGACGTGGTCAACCCTGCTGGTACCGTCAAAACAACATAGGTTTGTCGGCGATCAACGACGGACTTTTACTGGAACAGTCTATATTCCAGCTGCTTCGTACACATTTCAAAGATAAAGCGTGCTATTTGAATCTAGTTGAGGTATTCCACGAG AATATATTGAAAACTACTATGGGTCAGACTCTCGATTTGATCTCAACCCATTTTGGCCAGAAGCCTAAGCTGGAGCTATTTACAATGGACCAATACAATGCGATAGTTAAATATAAAACTGCTTATTATTCTTTTGTCATGCCAGTTTCTCTCGCCATGTACTTT GCTGGTATTACGGATCCTGAAATGCATAGACAAGCGAAAACGATTCTGCTTGAAATGGGTCACTTTTTCCAAGTTCAAGATGACTTTTTAGACTGTTATGGAGATCCTGAGGTGACAGGAAAAATCGGCACTGATATACAGGACGGCAAATGTTCGTGGTTGGCGGTAGTTGCATTACAACGTGCGACGCCTGCTCAGAAAAAGATACTAGAA gAATGCTATGGTTCAAGCGATCCAGCCAAAGTCGACAGAGTAAAACAATTGTATAACAGTTTGGGTTTACAAACTACGTACTCCGTATACGAAGAGGAAAGTTACAACTTAATGAATACTCATATTCAACAAATATCACGCGGTCTTCCGCACgacttatttttcaaatttctcgaGAAAATATACCGCAGAGACAGTTAA
- the LOC124305394 gene encoding leptin receptor overlapping transcript-like 1: MTFVILGCALPAYQAWWPLFVVLFYILSPIPTLIARRYTEDSGSSSNPCLELAIFVTMGFVVSSFALPIVLARSPENDPTIKWGACYLTLVGNVVVYLTLLGFFMTFDQDDTDYSMW; the protein is encoded by the exons ATGACATTTGTTATCTTGGGCTGCGCACTTCCAGCATACCA aGCATGGTGGCCCCTCTTTGTAGTATTATTCTACATCTTATCACCAATTCCAACATTGATAGCGAGACGTTACACAGAGGATTCCGGAAGTAGTAGCAATCCCTGCCTCGAATTGGCAATCTTCGTTACGATGGGATTCGTTGTATCATCCTTTGCTCTGCCTATTGTGTTAGCACGTTCACCAGAGAATGACCCAACG ATAAAGTGGGGCGCGTGCTACCTGACCTTGGTGGGAAACGTAGTGGTATACTTAACTCTGCTCGGTTTCTTCATGACCTTTGACCAAGACGATACTGACTACAGCATGTGGTGA